GATATTTTCGTTCGCGTGCATTCCGGCCTCAAGATCATTGAACTGATCGGCCTCCAGGCATTTCCGTCGAAGTGGAAGACGTGGTTGTCTTACGCCGAAATGGCTTGGCCGTGCCCCATGATCCGGGCCGATCGCGTCGGTGCACACTGGGGCGACAGCTGAATGCTATTCGCCAGGCGGCTGCCTCGGCTGACCAAAAGGAAGGCCCCGTGTGGGGCCTTCCGTCTATCGCTTTCCGTTTACTTTCCGTCCTCCGCCTGCCTGGGCGGAATGCGCACCGGCCCCGGGTGGTAGCCCGTGGGATGCTGCTGGTCTTCCACGGGCAGCTCAATTTGCCCGGCCTGCTCCTCCTGGGTTTGCCTGAACTCGGGCCTGGGCTCCACCGGCTCGGGCGGGCTTTCCAGGCAGGCCATGCCCGGGGCGAGCGTCAGCAGCAGGAGGACGGCCAACAGGGGCTTGCGGCCAGTGCGCAGGCGCAGGGCCAGGGCTAGGCCCGCCAGGAGCAGCCACTCGAGCCCAAAGCCGAGGCCGGGGTTCAGGCTGCAGCCTCCTCCCCCCCGCCTCCTCCGCCGGAGCTGTCCGTCGCGCTCCCGCTGACGCCGGTGGTGATGCTCATGCTGTCCTCGGACATGAGTCCGTTTTCGTCCCAGACCGTCAGCACGAATACGGCCTGTCCGTCGACTTGGCTGATGTCCGCCAGCGGCGTGGGGCTGCTCGGGTCGTTCAGCGTGACCGGGTCGCCGCTGACCTGCCGCCACCGGTAGCGCAGGGAGGAGCCTTCGCTGTCGCGCGAGCCGGCGCCGTTCAGCATGCAGCTGGTCGCGGTGTTCACCCGCACGTCCCGACCCGCGTCGGCCACGGGCGGCTGCCGGTTGACACTGCCCGGCACGTTGATGATGACCCTGTCGCCGGCGCTCAGGCCCTGCGTGTCCGTGACCAGCAGCTCGAAGACCAGGGCGTAGCCGATCGTGCCGCCGCCCGGCAGGTGCAGCGTGGCCTGGGCCTGGCCGGCGTTGTCGACCATGACCGTCGGCCCGTGCACCTGTGTCCAGGCGTAGCCGGCGATGCCCGCCGCGGAGCTCGAGCCGCTGCCGTCCAGGACGGTGCTTGCGCCGCTGGCCAGGGTGTCCCAGCCCGCGTCGGCCACGGGCGGCGTCTCGCCCTCGGCCAGGCCTACATAGATGCGGCAGGTGTCGCTCGTGTAGCTGCCGGCCTCGAAACCCGGGCTCTTGGAGGCATCCAGGCTGAACTCCAGCATGAGAGGCGTCGCGCCGACAGGGGTTGGCGCGATGAAGCCGGTCTGGCTGGCATTGGCCGCAAAGGCCACCGGTGTGCCGCCGGTCTGCCGCCAGCGGTAGTGAATGGTGCCCTGCTGCGGATGGAAGGAGCATCCGCCGTCCAGGCTGATGCTTGCCCCTACGGCGACCGACTGGTCGAGGCCGGCGTCGGCCACCGGCGTGTCCAAGTCGCGGACGTGCACCAGACAGGTCTTCTCCAGGTGCGTGCCGTCGCTGAAGTCGGCCACGGCCTTGAAGCGCAGGCAGGCTCCGCCGTAGGGCGCATCAAGCAGGGTGAAGCCGGGCGTCAGCGTGTCGGCACCGGTCAACGTAACCGCCGGCCCCTCGGTCTTGGTCCAGGCGATGCTCGTCAAGGGGGCCGTCGCGCCGGCCGTCAAGGTCACCGGCTGGCCTTCGTCCACGGCCACGTCGGCAAGGCTCAGGCTGGCCGTGGGCACCCGCGGGTTTGTCGCGTTCTGGAACTCCTCGAGGTTGCTGTTTCCGTCGCCGTCGGCGTCGCTGCCCGCGTCGTTGACCAGGGGATTCAGGGAGTAGTCGACCTCCCAGCCGTCGGGCATGCCGTCGTTGTCCGTGTCGGGCAGGTTCGGATTGGTGCCCGCGGCATATTCCTGCTGGCTGGTCAGGCCGTCGGAGTCGTTGTCTTCCGCGCTGCTGTTGGCCACAAGAGGATTGAACCCCCAGGTCACCTCCCAGCCGTCGGGCAGGGAGTCGCCATCCGTGTCCGCCGCGGTGGGATTCGTGCCCCGCTGGCACTCCTGCAGATTGCTCAGGCCGTCGCCATCCGGGTCCGCGGAGGCGTTATTGACAAGCGGGTTGAAGCCGTAGCCCGTTTCCCAACCGTCCGGGAGTCCGTCATCATCGCTATCCGCGTCTGCGGGGTTGGTTCCAGCCGAGTATTCCTGGGCATTGCTCAGGCCGTCGCCGTCGGCATCGCCCGCGGCGTCGTTCAGCGTGGGAGCCAAGCCATGCTGGACCTCCCAGCCGTCGGGCAGGGAGTCGCCGTCCGTGTCCGCTGCCGTGGGGTTTGTGCCCTGCTGATATTCCTGCAGGTTGCTCAGGTCGTCCGCATCAAAGTCGCCGCCGGCACCCTGGGAGGCGATGTCGGTGAAGTGGGTGATCTCCCAGGCGTCGGGCAGTCCGTCGCCGTCAATGTCCGTAGTGTCCGCTATGGCGTAGGCCTTGACGCCCACGTTGTAGCCCGAGGCCGAAACGTTGGCCCAGCTCGTGCCGTCCATGCTGACGAAGCTGGGCTGACCGGAGGCGCTCACCCCGCTTGCGTAGTTGGTAACCTTCATCTCCAGCGGAACCGTGACGTTCGCGCCCGTCAGGCGCACCACGGCGGAGAATTTCGCCCCCGCGCCGACCGTGACCGGCGTGGGCAGATTCACCGTGTAGTAGCCGGCGTAAGTCACTGTCCCGCTGGTCTCGGCGACCTTGCTGCCGCTGGCCGGGTTCGCGCTGCCTGGGCCGAGCCAGACCTGCACCGTGTAGCCGGCGTTGGGCGCGGTGGCCCAAAAGCCGACGGCGCTGATGGTCTGGTCCGCGCCGCTCTGGTTCGTGAAGATGTTGGCGTAGCGGTCGTACGTTCCGGCCGGATATCCGCCGGTCCAGCCGAACTCGTCGAAGCTGTAGATTTGCTCGAAGGAGTCGGCCGAGCGTGTCGCGGTGGTGACCACGTTGCGGTCCCACATGATGCGCGCGTCGTAATAGGAGACATGGAAGTAGCCGTTCTCGCCAAAGACGGTGCCGTAGCTGTTCTTGATGATCCAGGCCCCGTCCCCGGGAGGCGTCTGCGGGAAGTTGTACCTGGAGTAGCCGTCGTCCCAGCCCACGACGGTCACGGCGTGGTTGCCGTAGGGCGCTGTGCCGTTGTAGTAATAGGATTTCTCGTCTGCGGTCAGATAATTGAGGTCAAAGTTCATGTACAGGTCCGTGGCCACGGCCCCGTAGGTCATGAGCGCCTGCTTGATCTCGGCGTACCCGGAAAAGTCGCTCGCGCTGGCCTTGGAAGGCAGGAACATGATGTTCGTGACTGTCTTCCGCCTCGGCCGGTCGGGCGAGGTGAACATGGTGGTGCTGTAGGGGTCGTCCGCCTCGGCGACCGGGCCTTCGCCGCGCAGCAGGTAGGCGGACGACATGTCGTAGTTGCCGCCTTCGCAGGCGCTCCAGTCGAAGCCGTGCCTGTTCTTCATATGGTTTTCCGAGAAGTCGAGGCTGGCGGGCTCGCCGTCCTGGGCCATGAGGTTCGACTCCAGCATGCCGTAGGTGCCGAATGTCCAGCAGGCCCCGCAGGTGCTCTGGTTGCGTACGGGCGTGAGCTTTCCGCTGTCGCGCAGGTCGAAGCGGGCCGGAAGCTCCACGCTTTGCAGCCTGGCCGGGCCGCGCTCGGCCCTGGGAATCGCCACCGGCGGAGGGATGTAGCCGTTTGCCGGTCCCGTGCCGCTCTGGAGCATGGGCCTGCTCCGGCTGTTCATGAAGGCCTCGAACTCGGGCCTGGGCGGGGCCACGCCATCGGCTGCAAAGGCCACCCGCACGAGCATGGCGAGCAGATAGAGCGTGAGAAGCAGTATTATCCGCATGAGCATTCCTCTTCAGCGCTGCGCTTCAATGTCAGGTCACGTGCAGCCGGTCATTGCGTGCGGGTTCCATCTCGAAGGCGACAGTGCTCCTGTCGCACCTCCAGATGATCCGGCAGTGCTGCACGACGCAGACCTTGCCCCCGTCCAGGCCGGCACTTGTCTGCAGGGTGACGGCAATATCAAAGCGGGTTCAGACGGATGCGCCTGACTTGATCTCCGTGCCTGGGGTCATGTTTTCCATGTTCAGGCTCTCCCCAGCTGGAAACGGTCAGGGCTTCAGCCTGCAAGGCCGCTGGCGCGCGCCGAAGGCTGAAGCCCTTCCTGCCTTGAACCGGCCCTAGGCCACGGGCTTGCCCTCGTTGAAGGCCAGAAAGCCCTTGACGATGCGGTAGATGAACCAGACGAAGCCCGCGATGGCGACGAACCAGCCGATGAGGAAGAAGAAGGTGATGAAGGCCACCACGCCGATGAGCAGGGAGTACCAGAAGGTCTTGATCTGCCAGGTGAAATGGCTTTCGAGCCAGGTCCCTTCGGCCTCGGTGCGCTTGAGGTAGTTCACCACAATGGCGACGATGCCGGTGACGCCCACGAAGAGCGAGGCGGCATAGAGCACGTAGCAGACCAGAACGATCTTGCGCAGGGGCTCCTGCGGCGCGATGCGGGTGGATTCAGTTTCCATGGTCTGGGACATGGCGTTTTCCTCGTCAGGTTTGGGATATGGAGATGCCATCTATGGTGCAGATATTACATCGGAATAAAAGGCTATCTCTTTAGTACTGCTACGCAGTTACCTCACGCTGCAGTGTGCGCATGTTCAATATGGATGCATGTTGTCAGTGACCGTGCGCGGACGGCCGGTTTCCCAGCCGTCCGCAGCCAGAGGCTACTCGCGAACAAATTCGATGAAGCGCTTGTCGGCAAAGACCTTGCCCAGGAAGGCCTGCACCGCCGGGGTGAAGGCATTGCCCGTGTTCGCGCAGACCTTATCGGCGCTGAAGGCCCCCTCGAACGGGTAGACGCTTTCCACGGTGAACGGACTGCCATTCTGCGGCGTAAATTCCATCTTGATGCTCCACGAGGCCTTACTGGAGGTATTGAAGTCGATCGCCAGTAGGTTGCCCTGCAGCTTCTTGGCCGCGCTGGGGTCATAGATACCAGCCCAGGCGAGCTCGTCCTTGAGGGCCGCCTGGATGAACTCGGCAAATGGCTTGCCATTCGGCGTCTCGACGGGTCCGGCACTGCGGCAGTTAATGGACTTGATCCCCGGCTTGACCGAGGTGAATTCGGCCAGGGCGATCTTGTGCGCGCCAAGGCCGCTCTGTTGCAGATCCTTCGCGTTCTGGGCACTGACGCTGTAGGGCTGAGCCTTGTATGTGGTGCAGGCCGACAAAAAGGTCATGGACAAGGCGAGGCAGACGAGAGCGATACGAACGGACATGACAGACCTCCTCGAAGGGTGAATTGATGATCTGTCCTGTTAGTCGGATTGGGGGGAAAAAGGTGACGCGGGAAACGAAGATTGCCTGATGCAGCCGTTGCGACCGGCTCTTGACCTATGGGCTGTCGGATCGGCGGGCAATGGAAATGCCGCAACTTCACTGCCCGCCTCTCAGCAGCCATCTATGCAATGAAGACTCTTGAGGCGCCTTACTCTCGCTTGATCACGATTGTGCCCTCACCTGCCGGCATCAAGTAAAAAGTCAGGCTGGCATCCTCTTTCTTCATCATGACTATGTCTTTGCTGAGAGTACCCATATATTTGAATTCGCTGAATTCTCCCATTGTCTGAACAACGTTCTTGGGGCTGTACCAGATCCTGACATAACCTGACGAAATCCAGTCCTCATCCTTAAACCTGTCCTTTGTTGCAAACATGTATGCGAACTCAGGCCCATCCGAGAAGGAAATCTCCATGGCTGACGAAAAGGTCCTTTCGCTGGGATTCTCGGTAATCCAATAGCTATGCGCTCCATGGGGTCGATCCTTGATCAGGAAACTGGAAATTGATTCAATACGTTCAAGCAATCCTCCTGATATGCCCTGCTCTTTTGCCTGCTTTGCGGGAATATTGCCTTCCGCACGGGCGGCATGCGCATTGAGCAATAAAAGCACGCACAGAACTGCACCAAGATACGTCTTCATAAACAACCTCCTCATATAGATGTGTTTGAGCTTCATGCTTCAAGTCCAGAAGATTTCGCACATGAACTGGAGAAGATCAGGACCATTCGTACAAAGCGCATATCTTGATCCGCGCAGCCCATCCGTAACATCGCTTCAGGGCTGCCGAACCCCTGATTAATGATCCTCTATCAGCGGCCCACGCCTCCCGTGACGATGAACGCCGCCCAATAATACGGGTTGGGCTCTCGTGCCCGCATGTCGCGCCGGGCCAGTTGCAGCGCCCGGGCCGGATCGCGGGTCTCGGCCAGCCGGGCGTAGAACAGGCCCATGAACTCGATGGTCTTGTTGCTCTCCACTTCCCACAAGCTGCTCACGACGCTGCGCGCGCCGGCCACGAGGAAGGCCCTGGTCAGGCCGAAGACGCCCTGGCCGGCCACGATGTCGCCCTGGGCCGACAGGCAGGACGAGAGCACGACCAGTTCCGTGCCCGCGAGGTGCATGGACTGGATCTTCTCCGGCGTGACCACGCCATGGCCATGCCCGCTCCTGAGCGAGCCCGCCCCGCCGGACAGCAGGAGGAACGTGGCCGGCGCAGTCTCGGAATAGAACCCGGCTTGTCCGTTCAGGTGGTCCAGGAGCCCGGCCTTCCGCGCTTCCGCGGTCTGGACGCGCGCCTGGGCATGGCTGTGCGTGGCGATATGGATCAGCCTCGGGGAGCGCAGGGATAGAAGGTTCTCCTCATTGGCCCTGTGCCCCAGGTAGAGCTCGGTGGGCATGGCCATTTTCTCCGTGAGCTGATCACGCACGGCGCTCGCCTCGGCGCGCGTCTCCGTGAGCGGAGCGAAGTTCAGGACCGTGTCGCCCACTGACGCCGCGACCGTGCCTCCGATGCCGCGCAGGCTGTCGCCCGGTCTGCCGGCCCCGCTTGCGGCATTGAAATCGGGATCGGCGAAGACGGCCGCATTGCCGGCCGGGGGGCCTTGCCGGACATCCCTGACCAAGTCCATGGCCGAGGTCAGGTAGCGCAGCGGCAGGTCCGCGAGCAGGCCGGTCTCCGTGGGCAGGAGCTCGAAGGGCATGGCGTGCAGGGGGCCGTCGGGAGACAGGAGCACCTCCGCCCTGCCCTGCAGGTACGTGCGCAGGGGCGCGACGATCCTCGCCGCGAGTTGGGCGGCTAGATCGGCCATGTCCCCGGCTGCGCGGGTCCTGTTGGCCCGCAGCGTGGCCTGGAGGCGGGCGATCAGACCGTCGATGTTCTCGGCCGAGCCCAGGTCCACGACTTGCACGCCGGTCCGGGCCGGGTCGAGCACAAAGGCCAGGTAGCGTTCCCCCCTGGCCTTGCCGGCCTGGAGGTCCCAGGCCGCATGCCTGGCGAAATCCACAAGCACGCCCCCGGCAGGCAGGGCCCCCAGGAAGGCGGGCAGGCTCACGGACAGGGGCTCCGCGCCGCTGGCGCCGTCTCCGCCGGAACGCGCCAGCGCCCTTTCGATCTCAGCCTTGCGGGCCAGCAGGGATTTCTGGCCCTCGAGCGTCATTTGAGAACCGCGCATGCGTACACTTGCGGCCAGTTCAGCCCGTACCCTGGTGAATTCGGCCGTCAGCCGCTCGGCTTCGGGTCCTTTGGCCTGGCTGAGCAGTCTGCCCATGCGCGCTTCCTCTTCAAGCAGACCTCCCTTCCAGCGGGTCCACAGGGCATAGGCCTCCTGGAGCGTCTGCGGGTCGCTGTCCGGCCCCAGGGCGCTGAGCAGCGTATCCATGTACAGCTGTGCCTGGCGGGCATAGGAGCGCTTCTCCCATTCGCTGAGCACATGAAAGGCCTCGGCGCGCAGCCTGATGGCCGCATCGGCGGCTTCCAGCAGGTATGCCTCCCGCCTGGGGCCGGTCTGCGCGGCCATGGCCAGGAGCAGGCTCGTCTCGGCATAGAACGGGTGAAGGATGCCGCTGCTCCGCTCCATCTCGGCGCGCGCTCCGGCCAGGATCTTGTGCGCATTCTGGGCCCGGCCCTGGAGCAGGTCGAGCTTGGCCTGCAACAGGATCAGCTCCAGCCGCTGCCGGTTGGCGAAGGGGCCGTGGCGTTCCTCGTTCTTGCGGATCAGGCCGTCGAGCAGCTTCTGGGCCTCTTCCTGGCGTCCCCTGGCCATGTGCAGGCGCACCTCGCCCAGATTGGCCGTGGCCAGGTCCAGGTCCTCGCGGTACAGCCACCTCAAGGCAGGGTTCACCTCGTCGAGGATCGTCTCACGCGCCCTGCCGTATTCCTCTTCCGCTTCGGCGAAGCGCCCCTGGCGCAGGTATAGGTCTCCGAGCATGGTCAGGACGCGGTTCTGGTCCTGCATGTGGCGCAGCATGACGAGCTTCGCCTGCCCGGGGGCTGGCCGGGCCTCGGTCACAGCGTCCCTGGACAGGATGCCGAGGACGGTGCGCAGCTCCTCCTCGGCCTGGTCGAACCTGCCGATGGCCGTATAGAGGGTGCCGAGTCCCGTGCGGGCTTGGTGCTCGTGGACAGAGCTCGCAGGAGCTGCCTTGGGTGAAGCCATGTCGGCCAGGAGATCCAGGTAGACACGCTCGGCATCGAGGTAGTTGCCACGATAGGCCTCGACCTGGGCCATGCCCACCCGCGCCATGCAGGCCAGGTCCTGCTCCTGGGGTGTGTAAGCGGTGAGCAGGCCAAGGGCCGCGCCATACTGCTCCAGGGCCAGATCGAGATTGAGATTGGTCCTGTTGCTCTGGGCGGACATACAGAGCTTGGAAGCCGCATTGCGGACAATGAAATCGAACAGCCGTTGATTGCCGAGCTTCGGGCCCAACTCGGCCAGGACCGCCTCGGCCTCCTCGTAGCGCCGGGCGTTCATGGCCTGCTCGAAGCGCAGGAGCACGGACATGGCCTCGGGCGAACTCATGGCCTGCAGGCCGGTAAGCCTCTGCTCTCCCAATTCCCGTCTGTCCTGCGTCAGCCCCCCCTCTCGGCCGGCCTCGTCCAAAGCAGCCTGGATGTTCCGGACCATGCCGCCGACGGTGCTCTTCGTCAGAGCGAGGTAGATGCCCTCAAGGGCTTGCGCATCGGTCGTCAGGCCAGACGATCTTGCTTCATTCATGAGGCGCTGGACCAGATATACCCGCATGCCATCATCAGGCTCCTGCGCAAGCGCCGGCAAACACTCCCGCCCAAGGCCCGCGGCCTCTTCCGTCAG
This sequence is a window from Desulfocurvibacter africanus subsp. africanus DSM 2603. Protein-coding genes within it:
- a CDS encoding DUF4870 family protein: MSQTMETESTRIAPQEPLRKIVLVCYVLYAASLFVGVTGIVAIVVNYLKRTEAEGTWLESHFTWQIKTFWYSLLIGVVAFITFFFLIGWFVAIAGFVWFIYRIVKGFLAFNEGKPVA
- a CDS encoding CHAT domain-containing tetratricopeptide repeat protein — translated: MVNTPMPGFLSSCLCSRAIFFLLALALISLPCPAMAEDPSVLLAKGDRQYRLQNLDVAARFWDEALVEAEEARNERLQALARLRLGQVAVTRGKIPEAIAILEPARAMAGRLGDKALQLNVIRVLFDIYADLEDREKAVSLSRELLDLAQEIGDQELAFTSSRSLALLYDAMGDVKSASAMRSLYREIHGRNFAAALPADTVRKLLAAGLQGQLDLAQQYANVGNLNKALEALEQGHVAALASGDRTREAFFLHNMFLVYARWGDKPEAARLLRRSLEVRQQHALDEVGRETCVPAIEALLDLKLTEEAAGLGRECLPALAQEPDDGMRVYLVQRLMNEARSSGLTTDAQALEGIYLALTKSTVGGMVRNIQAALDEAGREGGLTQDRRELGEQRLTGLQAMSSPEAMSVLLRFEQAMNARRYEEAEAVLAELGPKLGNQRLFDFIVRNAASKLCMSAQSNRTNLNLDLALEQYGAALGLLTAYTPQEQDLACMARVGMAQVEAYRGNYLDAERVYLDLLADMASPKAAPASSVHEHQARTGLGTLYTAIGRFDQAEEELRTVLGILSRDAVTEARPAPGQAKLVMLRHMQDQNRVLTMLGDLYLRQGRFAEAEEEYGRARETILDEVNPALRWLYREDLDLATANLGEVRLHMARGRQEEAQKLLDGLIRKNEERHGPFANRQRLELILLQAKLDLLQGRAQNAHKILAGARAEMERSSGILHPFYAETSLLLAMAAQTGPRREAYLLEAADAAIRLRAEAFHVLSEWEKRSYARQAQLYMDTLLSALGPDSDPQTLQEAYALWTRWKGGLLEEEARMGRLLSQAKGPEAERLTAEFTRVRAELAASVRMRGSQMTLEGQKSLLARKAEIERALARSGGDGASGAEPLSVSLPAFLGALPAGGVLVDFARHAAWDLQAGKARGERYLAFVLDPARTGVQVVDLGSAENIDGLIARLQATLRANRTRAAGDMADLAAQLAARIVAPLRTYLQGRAEVLLSPDGPLHAMPFELLPTETGLLADLPLRYLTSAMDLVRDVRQGPPAGNAAVFADPDFNAASGAGRPGDSLRGIGGTVAASVGDTVLNFAPLTETRAEASAVRDQLTEKMAMPTELYLGHRANEENLLSLRSPRLIHIATHSHAQARVQTAEARKAGLLDHLNGQAGFYSETAPATFLLLSGGAGSLRSGHGHGVVTPEKIQSMHLAGTELVVLSSCLSAQGDIVAGQGVFGLTRAFLVAGARSVVSSLWEVESNKTIEFMGLFYARLAETRDPARALQLARRDMRAREPNPYYWAAFIVTGGVGR
- a CDS encoding lectin like domain-containing protein, with the translated sequence MRIILLLTLYLLAMLVRVAFAADGVAPPRPEFEAFMNSRSRPMLQSGTGPANGYIPPPVAIPRAERGPARLQSVELPARFDLRDSGKLTPVRNQSTCGACWTFGTYGMLESNLMAQDGEPASLDFSENHMKNRHGFDWSACEGGNYDMSSAYLLRGEGPVAEADDPYSTTMFTSPDRPRRKTVTNIMFLPSKASASDFSGYAEIKQALMTYGAVATDLYMNFDLNYLTADEKSYYYNGTAPYGNHAVTVVGWDDGYSRYNFPQTPPGDGAWIIKNSYGTVFGENGYFHVSYYDARIMWDRNVVTTATRSADSFEQIYSFDEFGWTGGYPAGTYDRYANIFTNQSGADQTISAVGFWATAPNAGYTVQVWLGPGSANPASGSKVAETSGTVTYAGYYTVNLPTPVTVGAGAKFSAVVRLTGANVTVPLEMKVTNYASGVSASGQPSFVSMDGTSWANVSASGYNVGVKAYAIADTTDIDGDGLPDAWEITHFTDIASQGAGGDFDADDLSNLQEYQQGTNPTAADTDGDSLPDGWEVQHGLAPTLNDAAGDADGDGLSNAQEYSAGTNPADADSDDDGLPDGWETGYGFNPLVNNASADPDGDGLSNLQECQRGTNPTAADTDGDSLPDGWEVTWGFNPLVANSSAEDNDSDGLTSQQEYAAGTNPNLPDTDNDGMPDGWEVDYSLNPLVNDAGSDADGDGNSNLEEFQNATNPRVPTASLSLADVAVDEGQPVTLTAGATAPLTSIAWTKTEGPAVTLTGADTLTPGFTLLDAPYGGACLRFKAVADFSDGTHLEKTCLVHVRDLDTPVADAGLDQSVAVGASISLDGGCSFHPQQGTIHYRWRQTGGTPVAFAANASQTGFIAPTPVGATPLMLEFSLDASKSPGFEAGSYTSDTCRIYVGLAEGETPPVADAGWDTLASGASTVLDGSGSSSAAGIAGYAWTQVHGPTVMVDNAGQAQATLHLPGGGTIGYALVFELLVTDTQGLSAGDRVIINVPGSVNRQPPVADAGRDVRVNTATSCMLNGAGSRDSEGSSLRYRWRQVSGDPVTLNDPSSPTPLADISQVDGQAVFVLTVWDENGLMSEDSMSITTGVSGSATDSSGGGGGGEEAAA